A window of the Fibrobacter sp. UWH6 genome harbors these coding sequences:
- the serC gene encoding 3-phosphoserine/phosphohydroxythreonine transaminase, producing MANKVYNFSAGPSVLPEQALKEASEACIDYANSGISILSMSHRSKPIENMFLETEQLLRDLMGIPANYDIIFLGGGCSLLFCMMPMNFLPADGVADYTDTGVWANKALKEAKQFGNVNVACSTKADVYNHIDKNLQLSDNATYLHVTANNTIYGTEWHNFPKPKSGFLMADMSSDFLARKVNVEDFGVIYGGAQKNISCAGVTVSIIRKDLLGKVDRQIPTMLNFKTHLDEKTGVNSMFNTPPVFAVYTMNRTLNWLKQIGGVDAIEKINREKAALLYSAIDNSKVFVGTAAKEDRSLMNVPFVFNREVVSEEKDADMAKDFIEFAKSKGLVQIKGHRSVGGFRASIYNAMPIEGVQALVDCMGDYEKKILG from the coding sequence ATGGCTAATAAGGTCTATAACTTTAGCGCAGGCCCGTCTGTCCTGCCCGAACAAGCACTCAAGGAAGCTTCTGAAGCATGCATCGACTATGCAAACTCTGGCATCAGTATTCTCTCCATGAGTCACCGTTCAAAGCCCATCGAGAACATGTTCCTGGAAACTGAACAGCTTCTCCGCGACCTCATGGGTATCCCCGCCAACTACGACATCATTTTCCTCGGCGGTGGCTGCTCTCTGCTGTTCTGCATGATGCCGATGAACTTCCTCCCAGCTGACGGCGTTGCCGACTACACCGACACTGGTGTCTGGGCAAACAAGGCTCTCAAGGAAGCTAAGCAGTTCGGTAACGTTAACGTTGCTTGCTCCACCAAGGCTGATGTGTACAACCACATCGACAAGAACCTCCAGCTCAGCGACAACGCAACCTACCTCCACGTTACCGCTAACAACACCATTTACGGTACCGAATGGCACAACTTCCCGAAGCCCAAGTCTGGCTTCCTCATGGCTGACATGAGCTCCGACTTCCTCGCCCGCAAGGTGAACGTGGAAGACTTCGGCGTGATCTACGGCGGCGCACAGAAGAACATCTCCTGCGCAGGCGTTACCGTTTCCATCATCCGTAAGGACTTGCTCGGCAAGGTCGATCGTCAGATCCCCACCATGCTGAACTTCAAGACTCACCTGGACGAAAAGACCGGCGTGAACTCCATGTTCAATACTCCTCCGGTATTCGCAGTCTACACCATGAACCGCACCCTCAACTGGCTCAAGCAGATCGGCGGTGTTGACGCTATCGAAAAGATCAACCGCGAAAAGGCAGCTCTCCTTTACAGCGCCATCGACAACTCCAAGGTGTTCGTCGGTACCGCTGCTAAGGAAGACCGTTCTCTCATGAACGTTCCCTTCGTGTTCAACCGCGAAGTTGTTTCCGAAGAAAAGGATGCAGACATGGCTAAGGACTTCATCGAATTCGCAAAGTCCAAGGGTCTCGTCCAGATCAAGGGTCACCGTTCTGTTGGCGGCTTCCGCGCTTCCATCTACAACGCAATGCCCATCGAAGGCGTGCAGGCTCTCGTTGACTGCATGGGCGACTACGAAAAGAAGATCCTGGGCTAG
- a CDS encoding asparaginase — protein sequence MAKKKVVILATGGTIAGVGEAGANTGYVSGQIAGVDLVAAVPEIADYADVTVEQFCNVNSDDMTGELWLKLAKRIDELAEDGSASGLVDAFVITHGTDTMDETAYFLSLTLRTEKPVVLTGSMRPATAKEPDGPANLLGAVQSAVGFALEDEPVGNNVWVYFGGDLFDARRVQKCSASELQPMGIDFPGSGAADFDNACESPFFDISGVTELPRVHVVYFAVDANPRLLEFASAISDGLVIAGAGSGEFSLPWSRALANVDIPVVVATRINHGVVTLNRNLALAPEGVARISAGELPPQKAAVLLRLALTQTKNPSRLAKIFENA from the coding sequence ATGGCGAAAAAGAAAGTTGTTATCCTTGCGACTGGTGGAACTATTGCCGGTGTTGGTGAAGCCGGTGCCAATACGGGCTATGTATCGGGGCAGATTGCCGGTGTAGACCTGGTGGCTGCCGTTCCTGAAATTGCAGACTACGCCGATGTGACGGTGGAGCAGTTCTGCAATGTGAATTCTGACGACATGACGGGCGAACTGTGGCTTAAGCTGGCCAAGCGTATCGACGAACTTGCCGAGGATGGATCCGCCTCTGGACTGGTTGATGCGTTCGTCATAACTCATGGTACCGATACCATGGATGAAACGGCCTACTTCCTCAGTCTGACTTTGCGAACCGAGAAGCCGGTTGTGCTGACTGGCTCGATGCGCCCTGCCACTGCCAAGGAACCGGATGGCCCGGCTAACTTGCTGGGTGCCGTACAGAGTGCTGTTGGCTTTGCTCTAGAAGATGAACCCGTTGGAAATAACGTGTGGGTTTATTTCGGAGGCGACCTGTTTGATGCTCGCAGAGTTCAGAAATGCAGCGCCAGCGAATTGCAGCCCATGGGAATCGATTTCCCTGGATCTGGGGCGGCTGACTTTGACAATGCCTGCGAATCCCCGTTTTTTGATATTTCCGGCGTGACGGAACTGCCTAGAGTTCATGTGGTGTACTTCGCCGTAGACGCGAACCCCCGCCTGCTGGAATTTGCCTCGGCCATTTCAGACGGACTCGTGATTGCTGGGGCCGGCAGTGGAGAATTTAGCCTTCCGTGGTCCCGTGCATTGGCTAATGTCGACATCCCTGTGGTTGTGGCTACTCGAATTAACCACGGTGTGGTTACCCTGAACAGGAATCTGGCTTTGGCACCCGAAGGTGTGGCCAGAATCAGCGCCGGTGAACTGCCTCCTCAGAAGGCTGCAGTTCTTTTGCGACTGGCCTTGACCCAGACCAAAAATCCGTCGCGTCTGGCTAAAATTTTCGAAAACGCCTGA
- the dtd gene encoding D-aminoacyl-tRNA deacylase — MKFLIQRVKKAQVDIAGETVGQINQGYMVLIGVGETDTREEADRLIRKMMNLRIFADENGKTNLSIKDVNGELLLVSQFTLYANCNKGNRPTFNGAGNPTLANELYEYVIEQCRKEIAKVETGRFGADMQVSLVNDGPFTIMLE; from the coding sequence ATGAAATTTCTAATCCAGCGAGTAAAAAAGGCCCAGGTGGATATCGCCGGCGAGACCGTCGGACAGATAAACCAGGGTTATATGGTCTTAATAGGGGTTGGCGAAACCGATACCCGCGAAGAGGCAGACCGCCTGATCCGCAAGATGATGAACCTCAGGATTTTTGCCGACGAAAATGGCAAGACCAACTTGAGCATCAAGGACGTAAACGGCGAGTTGCTGCTGGTTTCCCAGTTCACCTTGTACGCCAACTGCAACAAGGGGAATCGACCCACCTTCAATGGTGCCGGAAATCCGACCCTTGCCAATGAACTGTATGAATACGTCATTGAACAATGCCGCAAGGAAATTGCCAAGGTGGAAACAGGTCGCTTCGGTGCCGACATGCAAGTAAGTTTAGTCAATGACGGCCCGTTCACCATCATGCTGGAATAA
- a CDS encoding GerW family sporulation protein — translation MAIEKLAETLLEKLRFITQAETVIGKPIESGDTIIVPVSRVSVGFGFGGHSSKGDTSASGGGASVDPVAFLVIKGDDVRIMPISKDSSIMSKVMDLVPDVMNKFSKKNSEV, via the coding sequence ATGGCTATTGAAAAACTCGCAGAAACTCTTTTAGAAAAGCTCCGCTTTATCACCCAGGCAGAAACTGTAATCGGCAAGCCCATTGAATCCGGCGACACCATCATCGTTCCCGTCAGCCGCGTTTCTGTCGGTTTTGGTTTCGGCGGACATTCCAGCAAGGGCGACACCTCCGCTTCCGGCGGCGGCGCTTCCGTAGATCCGGTTGCATTCCTGGTGATCAAGGGCGACGACGTTCGAATCATGCCCATCAGCAAGGACAGTTCCATTATGAGCAAGGTCATGGACCTGGTTCCCGATGTAATGAACAAGTTCAGCAAGAAAAATAGTGAAGTCTAA
- the asd gene encoding archaetidylserine decarboxylase (Phosphatidylserine decarboxylase is synthesized as a single chain precursor. Generation of the pyruvoyl active site from a Ser is coupled to cleavage of a Gly-Ser bond between the larger (beta) and smaller (alpha chains). It is an integral membrane protein.), producing MNSAFYVFMKLLPKNAASRAFGAITRLRLPIISKVARNMFCSYYKLNMDESEYPLEHYANIGELFIRRLKPGMRPIADTEIVSPVDGVLSQTATFDEKQELIQAKGKTYTLKDLLRDEEMAKRFEGGAFATIYLAPFNYHRIHSPVKGQVLDASYCPGTLWPVNVGSVERVEGLFCINERLTSHIRLEDGSEILVVKVGATNVGRIGVAYTDELLTNAGKLPRDQKRFDWMPKAPIAVEKGGELGRFEMGSTVILVVDKKIRERNPELFKSRVGQAVKVGEAL from the coding sequence ATGAATTCTGCATTTTACGTCTTTATGAAGTTGCTGCCCAAGAACGCAGCCAGCCGTGCCTTTGGCGCAATCACTCGTCTTCGTTTGCCGATTATCAGCAAGGTGGCCCGCAACATGTTCTGCAGCTACTACAAGCTGAACATGGACGAATCCGAGTACCCGCTGGAACATTACGCCAACATCGGCGAGCTGTTCATCCGCAGGTTAAAGCCGGGCATGCGTCCCATTGCAGATACCGAAATCGTTAGCCCTGTGGACGGCGTTCTTTCCCAGACTGCAACTTTCGACGAAAAGCAGGAACTGATTCAGGCCAAGGGCAAGACCTACACCCTGAAGGACCTGCTCCGCGACGAGGAAATGGCCAAGCGTTTTGAAGGCGGCGCCTTTGCCACCATCTACCTGGCACCGTTCAACTACCACCGCATCCACAGCCCCGTGAAGGGTCAAGTCCTGGACGCCAGCTACTGCCCCGGCACCCTGTGGCCGGTGAACGTAGGCAGCGTGGAACGTGTGGAAGGCCTGTTCTGCATTAACGAACGCCTGACCAGCCACATCCGCCTGGAAGATGGATCCGAAATCCTGGTCGTGAAAGTGGGCGCCACCAACGTGGGCCGCATCGGCGTAGCCTACACCGACGAACTGCTGACCAACGCAGGCAAGCTCCCCCGTGACCAGAAGCGTTTTGACTGGATGCCCAAGGCCCCTATCGCCGTAGAAAAGGGTGGCGAACTGGGCCGTTTCGAAATGGGCAGCACCGTGATTCTCGTGGTGGACAAGAAGATCCGCGAACGCAATCCGGAACTGTTCAAGAGCCGCGTAGGCCAGGCCGTGAAGGTGGGCGAAGCCCTCTAA
- the metF gene encoding methylenetetrahydrofolate reductase [NAD(P)H], with protein MKIVDILKQDKMSLSFEVFPPKKETSFESVKNATESIAALGPAFMSVTYGAGGGVSQYTLEIAKNLKSKFGVPMLAHLTCVSSSKETVKQRIEDMKAAGITNVMALRGDLTPELIANGRTDCDYHHAVELVRELKDSGADFCIGAACYPEKHPESANQREDIKYLKEKVDAGADFLTTQMIFDNNLFFNFLYKLREAGVTCPVLPGIMPITNANQVERAIKLSGSFMPQRFKSLVDKFGSDPEAMKQAGIIYASDQIIDLYANGITNVHVYSMNKPDVAEGIMRNVSAILGKNFIA; from the coding sequence ATGAAAATCGTTGATATTCTCAAGCAAGACAAGATGTCCCTCTCCTTCGAAGTGTTCCCGCCCAAGAAGGAAACCAGTTTTGAAAGCGTGAAAAACGCCACCGAATCTATCGCTGCCCTTGGCCCCGCCTTTATGAGCGTCACCTACGGCGCAGGCGGCGGCGTCAGCCAGTACACCCTGGAAATTGCCAAGAATCTGAAGTCCAAGTTCGGCGTGCCCATGCTGGCCCACCTGACTTGCGTGTCTAGCAGCAAGGAAACCGTGAAGCAGCGCATCGAAGACATGAAGGCTGCAGGTATCACTAACGTCATGGCCCTCCGCGGTGACCTCACTCCGGAACTGATCGCCAACGGCCGTACCGACTGCGACTACCACCACGCCGTGGAACTGGTCCGCGAACTGAAGGATAGCGGCGCAGACTTCTGCATCGGAGCCGCCTGCTACCCCGAAAAGCACCCCGAAAGTGCCAACCAGCGCGAAGACATCAAGTATCTTAAGGAAAAGGTGGACGCCGGTGCCGACTTCCTGACTACCCAGATGATTTTCGACAACAACCTGTTTTTCAACTTCCTGTACAAGCTTCGTGAAGCAGGCGTTACCTGTCCGGTACTCCCCGGTATCATGCCCATTACCAACGCCAACCAGGTAGAACGAGCCATCAAGCTTTCCGGCTCCTTCATGCCCCAGCGTTTCAAATCCCTGGTAGACAAGTTCGGTAGCGACCCCGAGGCCATGAAGCAGGCTGGTATCATCTACGCCAGCGACCAGATTATCGACCTCTACGCCAACGGAATCACCAACGTCCACGTTTATTCCATGAACAAGCCCGACGTTGCCGAAGGAATCATGAGGAACGTTTCTGCCATCCTGGGCAAGAACTTTATCGCCTAA